The following nucleotide sequence is from Takifugu flavidus isolate HTHZ2018 chromosome 4, ASM371156v2, whole genome shotgun sequence.
CTCGGAGTAAGTGGCCGCGCATCCCGGCGGTGCCGCGCCGCTCCAATATCCGGACTCATTTTGGGTTTCTGGTGTGATTTGTGCAGGAAAAACGGGTGCAATGCTGTCAACAGGATGAACGGCGTCATGCTGCCGGGGAACACGTCGGCGTTTACGGAGAGGTAGAGTCACAGACGCCTCCCCCCACCTGAAAAAAGGGGAACTAAAACAGTGGTTTGCTTCCAGGAAAGTCAACGGACCCGGAACTCCGCGGCCCCTCGGCCGACCGAAGGGTTCCCTGGTCAGTTCTTTAGCAGCCAACGGGCTGCCGGACAGCACAGACAGCAAAGACCTCAAGATGGAGCAAAGCGACGGCAAAGATTCCAGGTACGGGAATCCACAGTCATGTCAGGAGAGTCAGAACGTCGAAGCCAAAcggtctcctctccttctcccgcAGCGACGTCTCGGCATCGGGGGACTCCCCGGGAAGCTCGGTGAAGAACAAGCACGACGACACGGAGGACGACCTGGACGCCGAGCGCCACGAGGTGAAGAGACTCAAGTTCAGcaaagaggaggacgaggacgacgaagaggaggaagaggaggagcaggaggcggaGACGCTCCGGCCCGCTCACGTCGCCGGCGCCTCCAAAGAGGCGGAAGCCatggttcaggaggaggagaaggtggagtcCAGCAAAGAGAGCCACGCCCCCACCAGCGCCCTCGCCGCCGAAGACCAAGGTGAGGGCGGAGCTTCAGAGCTTCccgtgacttcctgtttgtggtggGAGCGCTGATCCACATCCTGTCATTGAAGGAGTTATTGAAAAGTGTTCACACATTTAGATGCTCTATTTCCagaatctgcacacacacacacacacacacacgcgcgcgcaggCGGTGGGAGCAGCTGACGGCGTAATCGGACACCACGCACGCGCTCCCTCACACAGCGTTTTCTGTGGTTACGTAATCTCCAGCCACAGCCGGGATGGGCTCCTTGGCCCCGGAGGATGGACCGTAACCTGGAAACCTCCTCCAGATTCCCTTCAGAACCTCCGGGAATGAATTAAAATTCAGGTTATTGTGTAGAAACGCGGAACGCCGGCAGTAACGACCCTctcgtccctcccctcccccccagagcCGTCCAGCAGCACCCAGGCCGAGCCGTGCTCCGGCTCCGGTCCCGAGGCCGAGCGGGCCGACAGGGAGGTTCCCTGCGGCTCCCAGGAGGAGGCCACGGACACGGACCAGACGGAGCAGCAGGCGCCCACGGGGGTGCCGGAGAGCCcggagagcagcagagacagtgaggagagcagcagcgacccggtgagcagcagcagcagcagcagcggcagcagctgcagcctggaggacgGCGCCGACGCCGTCAGGGAGGACGTCACCGCCGCCCCCGCCAGCAGTACCACCCAACCCCCCACAGAGGGCGCTGTGGAGAGTGCCACCTCAAACACTGGGACCCCCAAAGAGCAGGACTAGACTGAagccctccccctccctcctgcagcCAT
It contains:
- the ppp4r2b gene encoding serine/threonine-protein phosphatase 4 regulatory subunit 2-B isoform X1, whose translation is MEIDSLQEALRDFDKKAKKETCPLLEQFLCHVAKTGETLVQWSQFKNYFLFKLEKVMDDFRASAPEQRGPANPNVESIPFEDMKERILKIVNGYNGIPFTIQRLCELLTEPKRNYTGTDKFLRGVEKNVMVVSCVYPTSEKNGCNAVNRMNGVMLPGNTSAFTERKVNGPGTPRPLGRPKGSLVSSLAANGLPDSTDSKDLKMEQSDGKDSSDVSASGDSPGSSVKNKHDDTEDDLDAERHEVKRLKFSKEEDEDDEEEEEEEQEAETLRPAHVAGASKEAEAMVQEEEKVESSKESHAPTSALAAEDQEPSSSTQAEPCSGSGPEAERADREVPCGSQEEATDTDQTEQQAPTGVPESPESSRDSEESSSDPVSSSSSSSGSSCSLEDGADAVREDVTAAPASSTTQPPTEGAVESATSNTGTPKEQD
- the ppp4r2b gene encoding serine/threonine-protein phosphatase 4 regulatory subunit 2-B isoform X2: MSPAGAISVSCCQDWRDLASAPGCFAGDPCSLSLCPSRVQWSQFKNYFLFKLEKVMDDFRASAPEQRGPANPNVESIPFEDMKERILKIVNGYNGIPFTIQRLCELLTEPKRNYTGTDKFLRGVEKNVMVVSCVYPTSEKNGCNAVNRMNGVMLPGNTSAFTERKVNGPGTPRPLGRPKGSLVSSLAANGLPDSTDSKDLKMEQSDGKDSSDVSASGDSPGSSVKNKHDDTEDDLDAERHEVKRLKFSKEEDEDDEEEEEEEQEAETLRPAHVAGASKEAEAMVQEEEKVESSKESHAPTSALAAEDQEPSSSTQAEPCSGSGPEAERADREVPCGSQEEATDTDQTEQQAPTGVPESPESSRDSEESSSDPVSSSSSSSGSSCSLEDGADAVREDVTAAPASSTTQPPTEGAVESATSNTGTPKEQD